The sequence below is a genomic window from Acaryochloris thomasi RCC1774.
GCAATCATCTTAAATACTGATAAAGGTTTTGGTGTTTTAGAGACGATAGGGACTTAGTATTAATTGTTTATGCACAAATACTCGGTCTAAAATGGGCCGTAGTAATCCTACAGCCATTATCTTAGGTTCAAAATGCTGAGCGATAATGATCGCGTTAAAGTCTTAAGTGAAGCCCTACCCTATATCCAGTCTTTTGCTGGCAAAACGATTGTCGTGAAGTATGGCGGTGCGGCGATGAAGGATGAGTCTCTTAAGGCTGGGGTGATCCGTGACATTGTTTTCATGGCTTCTGTGGGGCTGAAGATTGTTGTTGTCCACGGCGGTGGACCTGAAATCAATCACTGGCTTAACAGATTAGGGATTGAGACCCAGTTCAAAAATGGTCTAAGGGTTACGGATGCAGCCACAATGGATGTTGTGGAAATGGTGCTTGTGGGGCGGGTGAATAAAGAACTCGTCTCTTTGATTAATCAAGCCGGGGGAGCTGCGGTCGGCATTTGTGGGAAAGACGGGAATTTAGTTACGGCTCGCCCTCAAGGGGAAGCGGAGATCGGGTTTGTGGGGGAGGTAAATGCGGTGAATGCAGATGTCATTTCTACGTTGCTAGACGGCGGATACATCCCAATTGTTTCCAGTGTGGCCGATGAC
It includes:
- the argB gene encoding acetylglutamate kinase; amino-acid sequence: MLSDNDRVKVLSEALPYIQSFAGKTIVVKYGGAAMKDESLKAGVIRDIVFMASVGLKIVVVHGGGPEINHWLNRLGIETQFKNGLRVTDAATMDVVEMVLVGRVNKELVSLINQAGGAAVGICGKDGNLVTARPQGEAEIGFVGEVNAVNADVISTLLDGGYIPIVSSVADDEEGQPYNINADTAAGEIAASLDAEKLILLTDTAGILRDAKDSSTLIPQLSIGEARSLIEQQIVAGGMIPKVLCCVRSLAQGVNAAHIIDGQVPHALLLEIFTDAGVGSMLTA